The DNA segment GAGTATCTCAATGTCGCGGGGCAATTTAGCAATTTTTAAATCAGGCAGGCCCGATTGGCGGGTACCAAAGATTTGGCCTTCTCCCCTTATTTGAAGATCGGCCTCAGCCAGCTGGAAGCCATTTTTTATGCTGCAAATCGCCTTTATCCTTTTTTTACCTTCTTCTGTTGAGGGGTTCGCAAAAAGTATGCAATAAGACTTCCGTTTGCCCCGCCCTATTCGCCCTCTGAGTTGGTGGAGCTGTGCTAAACCAAACCTATCAGCATCCTCGATCAGCATTACGGTAGCATTTGGGACATCTATCCCGACCTCTATGACTGTTGTTGATATTAGAATATCAAGCTTGCCTTCATTGAATTGCTTCATCACCGATTCTTTTTCAACTGATTTCATGCGACCATGAATTAGACCAACTCTTAAATCGGGAAATACCTCGTTTCTTAGGCGATCTGTCTCGTCCATAACAGCTTTGACTTCTAACTTATCAGATTCTTCTATTAATGGACAAACAATATAAGCCTGCCTGCCACCGGCGACTTCGGTTCTTATTATTTCGTATGCCAACCCTCTGTTTGCATCGTCGAGGTGGATTGTTTCAACATTTTCCCCTATCTTTTTGCTGCCAGGAAGCTCCCTGATGATAGACACATCTAAATCTCCGTATAACGTAAGCGAAAGAGTCCTTGGTATCGGGGTCGCACTCATTACCAGAACATCCGGGTAGTAGCCCTTTTCTTTAAGGATAATGCGCTGCTCGACACCGAAGCGGTGTTGCTCGTCAATAACGACAATACCTAATCGCTTAAAAACTACTGAATCTTGAATGATGGCATGGGTGCCAATTACTATATCGATATCGCCATCTGATATTTCTTTTGCTAGCGAAGTGCGCTCTTTTAAGTTAAGGCCGCCAGTTAGCAGAGCAACACTTACGCCTAATTTATCCAATATATCTTTAATTTTAAGGTAATGCTGTCTGGCAAGTATCTCAGTTGGCGCCATCATGGTTGCCTGGTAGCCGCTCTGGACGGCTGTTAAAAGTGCAGCCAAGGCAACAACTGTTTTGCCTGACCCTACTTCACCCTGCAGAAGGCGGTTCATAGGGAACGGTTTTTCCATATCGGCTTGGATTTCGCTTATCGCCTTTCTCTGGTCGCCGGTTAACTCAAACGGAAGGATGTTATAGAAGAGGCGCAAAAGTTCACCATCGCTTCTATGTGACGCACCATTCATTTGCTTCTCTACGCGTTTTTTTCTTATTGCCAATCCAACCTGCATAAGAAAAAGCTCTTCGAAAATGAATCTTGTGCGGGCTTTTATTAGTAGTTCTCTGGTTGAAGGAAAATGTATCTCAGACAGGGCTGTCGCTTTTGGGAGAAGGCCGTGCTCTTTGATTACGCTGTCGGGTAGAGGATCATCAATATCGCCGAAATCATCAAGCGCGTTTTTTACAATCCGCCTCATGGTATTCGTAGTCAAGCTCTGTGTCACCGGATGTATAGGTACAATTCGACCAGAGTGAATTGACTCACTGTTTCTTTCGCTTAAGACATCGTAAAACGGGTTTTCAATCTGCAGCGCCTGGTATTTATATTCGACTTTGCCGCTCAAGGTAACCTGCATACCCTTTTTAAGCCGCCTAGCTATAAAATCCTGGTTAAACCATGTTCCAGTAATATATCCGGTTCCATCGTATATTTTTACATTTATAACCCGCGTGCCTCTTCGACCCCTCCATAGTTTTACCTCCCGTATTTCTCCCACAATGGTCGCCTTCTCACCGACTTTAAGCTCAGATATCTTTTTTCGCTTTGATAGGTCTATATATCTATGCGGGAAATGGAACAACAGGTCACCAACGGTCTCTATACCCAGCCTCTCAAGGGCACTCTTTATTGTGGGGCCCACAAACCTAACCTTTGACACAGGATATTTTAATGAGCTTGCGGCTGCATTATCTAAAAACTTTGGAGGCATGTCTTTTGTTGAGGGTAAATTATCCGGCTTATCCATATTGTAAATTTTATCGGATTTTACTCGCCATAGGCTACTCTTACTATAAGACTATCAGTAAAACTTGTGTTTTCGGTTTTTGAGGCTTTGCTACGGGCAAATTCTAATCACCTTTAAAAGAAAGGGAGGTCAGCCAAAATGTCATCTTTATAAACAAGGATTGCAAAAGCATCTGGGCCGACGTAGGTACCGATTACGCTGCCAATTTGCGATTTTATGACGACGTTACTATTAATATCGGCTTCTTTTAGAGCCAACTCGATCTCGTCTATTGCGCTTGAGATATCTGCATGAGCCAATCCGATGTTTACCCTGCGACCCTCACAGAATGCCTTAACTAAACTGACAATCTCGCTTACTGCACGTTTCCTTCCCTTAACTTTTCTAAGCGGTGCCACTATCCCATCATCAAGGGTTAATATGGGCTTTATCTTCAAAATAGATCCTGCCAGAGCCGTCGCTTTTCCGATTCGTCCGCCCATCTCAAGATACTTTAAGGTATCGACATAAAAGATATCTTTTATGCTATTTGCCATGCGCTCGGCAATACTTATCATTTGACCAGCGCCTTTTCCCTCGCTTCTTGCCTGTACGAGCGATTTAACTATGAGCCCTAATCCAGCACTTGCATTTTTACTGTCAATGACGGTCACAGGCAGGTCAACGTTTTGAGAAGCAATATATGCCGATTGAAATGTGCCGCTTAATTTGGCGGATATGTGAATGGATATGATATGATCGCAATCAGAGTGCCTCTTATAAGCTTCGATAAACTCTTGAACCGATGGTTGGGATGTTTTAGGCAAAACCTCTGACTCTCTAAGCAGGCCGTAAAATGTTTCAGGCGGCATCTCAACCCAGTCTTTATAGCTCTTATTGCCAAATCGTACTACGAGCGGCACCATCTCCACGTCATTTTCCTCATAAAACGAAAGCGGCATATCTGCCGTGCTATCCGTGACAATTGCTATTCTTGGCATATCACCAGTCCCTAAACAGCCTATCAAGTTCCTATTATATTTTCGGTTTTAGTCCACAGGGTATAGTAGCATGTAACTCTTTGTGCCGAGGCCTTGAAATGCAAAAGTCGATAGAAAATATTTTTACGCTTTGGCATTTCCAGATATCAAGATGCTATTCAATACCAATAACAAAATGATATACCGGTTGGTCACCGCGGTGTATATCCAACTCAAGTTCAGGAAACCTTTCTTTGATCATCATGCTTAAGATGTCTGTGTCATTGTCTGCTACTTGGTCGCCTGCAAGAATTGTTATCACTTCGTCATCTTCGGCAAGCATCTTTTCAATAAGATTGCACGTTGTTGTGAGTAAATCGTTCCCGCTTGACCTTATTTCACCGTTAAATAGGCCTATAAAATCATGTTTCTTAAAATCGCCATTATTAGCATCTCGTATTGCGCAAGTTACTTCACCGGTTTTTATTTTAGAAAAAGCTGCCGTCATGGCATTTTTATTATCGGTTAGAGAAGCTTGCTTATCGAATGAAAGGAGAGCCGCAAAAGCCTCAGGTATCGATCTCGTAGGTATTACTGCAATATTTTTATTTGTCAGACCGGAAACTTGCTCTGCGGTCAAGATAATGTTTTTATTGTTTGGAAGTAAAACGATATCGGCAGACGGGATATCATTTACGGCATTTAAGATGTCGGCGGCACTTGGGTTCATGCTCTGTCCACCGTTAACAATTCGGTCTACGCCCAGGTTAAGCAATATATCTTTAACACCGCTACCGTTTGCAACCGCTACAACACCAATTCCGGTTGCAGGCGAATTCACTATATTATGTTGGCCATCCCCTGCTTTTATTGCCTCTGAGCGTGCCCTTGATTGTTCAACGATGTTGTTTATCTGAACATCGGTTATCGAACCCATGCTCGTTGCAATCTGAATTACCAAACCTGGGTCATTTGTATGGATGTGTACTTTGGTGAGTTCTGGGGTTCCGACGACAAGTGTTGAGTCGCCAAGAGGGTCGATCTTGCTCTCAAGTTTTTTAATGTCTATTCCATTGCTTTTTAAAACAAACTCAGTGCAGTAGGTAAACTCAAAATCCTCCTCGAGGATATCTTTTTCGGCAGGGCTTGCGCTGTCTAGCTTCTTGGCAATTTGGCCGTTTACACTTTCACCCTTGAGCGCAGACAAGATTCCCTGGGCAATAACAACAAGCCCGTACCCGCCGGCATCTACGACTCCGGCTTCCTTTAGTACAGGCAGCAGAAATGGCGTTCTCTCAACTGATTTTATACCTTCATCGACAACGCCGCTGATAAAATCAAGCGGAGCCATGCCATTACTAGATAGTTTCTCCGCCGCCGCGGCCATATCGTTAACAACCGTAAGCATGGTTCCCTCAGCTGGTTTTTTAACAGCTTCATAAGCAACCCTAGACGCGTTCCCGAGGGCTTTAGCTATGGCTGATGCAGAAAAATCGTCATATTTCTCAATCTCCTCGCAAAATCCTTTAATGATTTGCGAAAGTATAACACCTGAGTTGCCTCTTGCTCCCAGAAGCGAACCATAAATTATTGCTTTGGATAGCTCTTTTGGAGATGCGTTATCTGTTTTTAAAACCTCGTTTAGGACACTCTGGATGGTGTGGGCCATATTAGTTCCAGTATCCCCATCTGGAACTGGAAATACATTCAGCTTATTTATTTCATCCTCATGGTTTTTTAGCGCTACAAGGGAAGCCTCTAAAAGCAATAAAATAGCATTATTTTGCACCAAACTAATTCACCTTTTTATTGGTCGGTCATAAAGTTATTGTTAATAATAACAAATTATATCATGGGAGACTAATTTATCATGCCATTGCAGTGCTGATAAGGGATTGCATAAGCTTTAAATTATCTCTTACAAAGCGGGTTATCAAGAAATTGTCTTTTACATACTGCTTACCACGATTTCCTTCTGCAATAGCTTCTGTGGGATTTGATAGAAGCTCCAGTATTCGTTGTGCAGCCTGTTGTATGCTGTCAACAAGGTATCCGCCCCCTCCAGCAAGCTGCATAGGGATGCCCCCTGTACGATTAGCAACAACCGGAGTGCCCTTCCAAAGAGCCTCCGACACAACAAGCCCAAATCCTTCCTTTAGGGATTTTTGTATAATGACATCCGACATTCTCTGGAATGCGTTGACCTGAATATCAGACATGCCGTGAAAATTGGTAAATACGTGTATGTGGTCGTCCTGATTCTTTGCGGTAATTACCTTATCATATATTTCCCAGCCTTCCGGGTCATCTAAAGCCATCGAGCCTATAAAGACCAAACGAACATCAGGTCTCTCTCTTTTTATAAGCCGGTACACCTCAATCACTCCCAGAGGGTCCTTCCAGGGGTCATACCGGGATACTTGGCAAATCACCGGTCCATCCATTGGTATTCCGGTCCAATCAAGCAGTTTTCTGGCCAGTTCTTCAGGTATGTCTATGTTCTTAGGGCTCAAGGGGTCGATGCCAGGTGGAATTATTTCTACCCTAAGAAGATTCTGTAGCTGCGGCGGCATAAACTCATGCAGGGTAAAGACAGATGCGTCGTAGGCGCAAATGTACGGCAGAAGGAAATCCCAAACGCCTGGTTCGGGGCTGGATGTGTCGATATGGCACCTCCAAATCCACTTTGCTTTTATATCGGGTCTGAACTTGCACAACGCTGCGGGCTGGGGGTCGTGAACAAAAATGATGTCAAAATCCTTAGCGAGCGCCTTTGCGTTTAAACTATTGTAGGCTATGTATGTCTCCTTATCCATTTCAGTAAGCGTGTAATTGCCGCCTTGAAGAGCATTATGGATAGACTTCGTAACGAGAAAAAATCGTTCATCTCCGGTAATTACCAACCATCTAGAGTCAATGCCTAAAGCTCTCTCCATTGGAATAACTGATCGAAGTAGCTCAGATACGCCTCCGCCAAGGGGAGTAGCGTTTACATGGAGCACGTGCAGGCCTTTTAATGGCTCTGCTATAAGGCGAAGCTCTGCGATAGCCTCCGGTAGAATTGCCTCATACATTTCCAGTTGAAACTCAACAACATCGACGCTCCTCGTCATAAGAAACCCACTCCCGAAGGGACCCCCTTGTTACTAGTACATATTTGCCTTTCCCAATGTTCGCAATGAAGAAACAAAAGTAAGCGAGCCTTGTGCAAGCTTTCGTTTTATGCTAGAGCCAGCCCAGTGTTAAGAAACGCCAATTGCCAAAGGTATTTAGCTAACGGTAAACTACGGTATAAGGTAAAAGCGCTGTAAAACACAGCGCTTTTACCGCTTCTAGTTTCTAGAAATAGATTCAAAGGCAATTCTTAGAAGCAACCCTTAGGCGGCTTTACGCATAGCTTCTACATCGTAAGCCTGTTGTTCGCCAAGATAGTTTCCAAAGCTATCGGCATGTTCTTCTTCCTGACCTAGAATATCTTCAAGCATTTTTCTTATTCCAGGGTCTGTATCGCCTATATCAACTATAGCCTTTGTGTAATCTTGAATAGCATTCCTCTCAAGGTTGAGATCGGCTCTTATCATTTCATCTACCGACTCGCTGGTAAAAACAGCTGCACCCTTCATCTCCTGAACCTGGCCTGGATTTGTAATAGGCTCGCCACCCAGCATAGTTATTTTCTCTGCAAGCAATTCAGCATGTTTCATCTCAACGATTGCAATACTTCTTTCAAGCCCCTTTACCTCTGAGAAATTAGGGCCTTTTGCCTCGTAGTAATGATTCATGTACTGCTGAATAGCAAAAAGCTCTTTTGACCGAAGGTAATTTAACCTATCAATAATCTCTTTTTTTGTCAAACCAGTCACCTCCTTTCAAATAAGGACAAGGTTAAATTACCCAAACATATCAATTGCTAAACGAACACTACTAATATGGAAGCTATTTGAGCAGGTAAATAAAACAGGATTATTGTTAAATAAAACAGGAAGCTTTAGCTTCGTATATAAATCCTCGAAAATTACATTGTTTCCGTTTTAGCTTTGAACCGTGATGCTGCTTTTCGGCACAAGGCACCGCGTATTTGCCTGCACTATGCAAACCGCCAGAGCTTGCCTTATAGCCGGATAAATGGTAGTATTTTTTCTTGTTGAGTTTATTTCGAGTAGGAGAGGTTTGGAAATGTCCAGGAAATGCTACGTATGCGGTAAAGGCCCGATGACCGGCAATAATGTAAGCCACTCCAACAGGAAGACACGTCGTAGGTTTAACCCTAACCTGCAAAAAATCCGTGCTCTCATCGACGGCAAACCGCAAAACATCTACATATGCACAAAAGACTTAAAGGCTAATAAAGTTACACGCTTGGTTTAATCATCAAAAATGCCCAGGTTCCCAGGTTCCAAGCCTGGGCATTTTTTGTTACAGCTTTTAGAATGATGCGCGCTCTACCTCGGTTCCGTCTTCTAGGGATATTAACCTTATCACCCTATCTTCAATAAGGCCAATAGTTGGGAAGTCACCTTCACCGCCTTTCGGCAAGGAAGCACTTCCAGGGTTAACTAAAGTAATACCAACAGCAGCTTTTATGCTTCTTACGTGTGTATGGCCGCTTATAATAAGATCCAATGCGTAACGGGTTCCAATTTCAATCAGCTTATCCTCGCTGTATATATCGCCGTGTGTTGCCATTATTCTTAAGCCTTCTGCATACACGAATGCAAACGGACTCTGTATGGGATACGCAATTGCATTAGAATCTACTGGTGCATCGCAGTTTCCTTTAGCAAAAATAGTCGGAAACGGTGCGGCATTAATCGCTTTAGCCAGCTCAAGGGGTTTATAGGAAGGCCCTCTTGGATTAAAGGGACCGCTGCTTAATATATCTCCTGCATGGATGGCAAAATCGATATCCTTTAAAAATTGGAGCGCTCTCTCCCATGCCTCAAGGTCACCATGCGTATCGCTAATTAACCCTATCCTCACAAATCTCACCTTCGCTATTTTAATGAAGTGCCTGCAAGCTTCCCTTGCCTAACTGCACGGATTTTATAATTTTATTATACACGTAAGCCTTTGCTTTATCGACAGCATCATATACTTTCAATCCTTTAACCAGGTATGCACATATTGCTGAAGCAAGCATGCAACCTGTGCCTCTAACATTTCCTACCTTGATCTTCTTAGCATCAAAATAATATTCGTTATTACCATCGTAAAGCAGGTCAAGGGCTCGGTCGCCCTCAAAGTGTCCTCCTTTTATTAACACCCACTCGACCCCAGTTTCTTTAATCGCCTGCGCAGCTCTTAGAAAATCATCTTCAGATGATATTTTAATGCCTGTAAGCCAGCCGGCTTCATTTATGTTCGGCGTAACCATGAGGCAATACGGCAGGAGCCTCTTTTTTAGAACTGAGATTGCCGCTTCAGAAATCAGCATCTTGCCATCGTTTGATTTTATTACGGGATCAATGACAGTATTTTCTATCATCTTTTCGCTTACTAAGTAGGCGATTTCCATTATATTTTCAGAGCTACCAAGCATACCAGTTTTAACGCCATGGACTTTTCCATCAGCAATGATCGCTTCAAGCTGGTCCCGTAAAAATTTTGCGGTAAGCACTTTGTAGGATCGTACGCCCTGGCTATTTTGTGCCGTGACGGCTGCTAAAGCAGTATAAGGATAAATGCCAAGTTCTATAAATGTCTTTATATCGGCTTGGATTCCTGCTCCCCCACTAGGATCTGACCCACCTATAGCGATTACTTTTTTGATTTCCAACGCGCTCACATCCTAGAAATGGGTGTAGCCACCTGTTTCAAGCGGAATCTCTTTACCCGACCAATCAACAGTCGTTATCCCATGCGACATGTCTACAATCTCTCCGATTTCAGTTACTTTTACGCTAAGTTTTGAGAGTGCTCTTTCTATCTCCATCTTTGCATCTTTTGGCGCTGTAAAAACTAGCTCGTAATCTTCACCGCCAGCCAAAGCTATATCTATCGCTCGTTCACCGGTAAGCTTAGCAACTTCCTCGACGCCTTGTGCAATTGGAATTTTGCTCAAATAAAGCCTTGCCCCAACAGAGCTGGCTTCACAGATATGCCGTATTTCACTTGCAAGTCCGTCGCTTATATCTTCTGCCGCATGGATACCGCTTTTAGCAAGAATCCTGGCCTCGTTTACTCTTGGCTCGGGAAGAAAATGTGCTCTCTTTAACTTCTTTGATCCTTTTATTTTAGGTTCTAAATTGGGATTTAAAACTAGGCGCAGCCACGCAGCCGACGCGCCAAGCTCGCCTGTTACCATAATAACATCTTCGACTTGCGCATCGCTTCTCCTGCAAAGATATTCTTCTTCAACTTCTCCAACCAACGCTATGTTTATTATAAGTTTGTCGGACTTTGTGACGTCGCCACCTACTATGCGTAAATTATATTTTTGCGAGATATCGGCCATACCCCGGTAGAGATCCTCAACAAATGAAACTTCTGTTTCGGGATTTAGCGCAAGTGAGACAACGCCGTAGTCAGGTATTCCGCCCATAGCAGCAATATCGCTTATGTTAACAGCCACTGATTTGTAACCAAGCTGCCATGCAGATATTGTGCCCGGGTTGAAATGGACGCCTTCCACTAGCAAGTCGGTTGTAAGAAGCAGATAGTCAAGCTTGGTTGGCTTAACTACTGCTGTGTCGTCTCCTATGCTAAGGACAACACGCTTGTCTTCATATTCTACTATGTTTGCGATACGCTCTATTAAAGCAAACTCGCCTATATCGCTTACCTTCATTGGTTGCTCGTTTATCACAGTGGGTCTAGATGCGCCGATGTGCCACTTTTTTTATCCACTGAATTTGGTATATTGGCACATCAAAACCTTGCTATGTTAGCACATCTAGATTTCGGCACTCTAGCCTTATTCTAGACTCACTTTAACAGATTTCTGCATCGGTTCCCAAATACTCCGCTACAACTTTCATGGCACAGAAATCTCCGCACATAGTGCAGCCTTTTATATCTTTAGTCTTGCGCTCATTATATGCTTTAGCGGATTTCTCAGGATCGATAGAAAGCCTTATCTGCTCATTCCAATCCAGAGCTTTTCTTGCCCTTGCCATGGATAGATCCCATTCCCGTGCTCCCTTTACGCCTTTTACTATGTCGGCAGCATGGGCTGCTATTCTTGAGGCTATTACGCCTTCACGGACATCTTCAGCGGTCGGTAGTCCAAGGTGCTCTCTCGGAGTTACATAACATAAAAAATCGGCTCCTGAGACCGCTGCCATGGTCCCACCTATCGCTGCCGTGATATGGTCGTATCCCGGTGCAATATCGGTAACTAGCGGGCCAAGCACATAAAACGGTGCGCCTTTGCATACTTCCTTTTCAATTTTAATATTGGGTTCGATTTGGTCAAACGGAACATGTCCTGGTCCCTCAACCATGACTTGGACATCGGCCGCCCTTGCTCGGTCGACAAGCTCGCCAAGAATTAGGAGCTCTTGGAATTGGGCCCTGTCTGATGCGTCAGCTATGCAACCAGGTCTTAGGCCGTCACCAAGACTTAATGTAACATCATACCTCCTTGCGATATCAAGAAGACGGTCATACTGCTCATAGAGTGGATTTTCAAGATTGTTATGGATCATCCAGCCAACAGTAAAGGCTCCGCCCCTGCTTACAATGTCTGCCACTCTTCCCTGCTGCTGCAATGTGTTTAGCGTCTTCCAGGTAATACCGGCGTGGACCGTCATAAAATCTACGCCCCCTGCTGCCTGCGACTCGATGACATCAAAGATGTCATCGACGGTCATCTCGACAATGCTGC comes from the Bacillota bacterium genome and includes:
- the rpmB gene encoding 50S ribosomal protein L28 produces the protein MSRKCYVCGKGPMTGNNVSHSNRKTRRRFNPNLQKIRALIDGKPQNIYICTKDLKANKVTRLV
- a CDS encoding glycosyltransferase, yielding MTRSVDVVEFQLEMYEAILPEAIAELRLIAEPLKGLHVLHVNATPLGGGVSELLRSVIPMERALGIDSRWLVITGDERFFLVTKSIHNALQGGNYTLTEMDKETYIAYNSLNAKALAKDFDIIFVHDPQPAALCKFRPDIKAKWIWRCHIDTSSPEPGVWDFLLPYICAYDASVFTLHEFMPPQLQNLLRVEIIPPGIDPLSPKNIDIPEELARKLLDWTGIPMDGPVICQVSRYDPWKDPLGVIEVYRLIKRERPDVRLVFIGSMALDDPEGWEIYDKVITAKNQDDHIHVFTNFHGMSDIQVNAFQRMSDVIIQKSLKEGFGLVVSEALWKGTPVVANRTGGIPMQLAGGGGYLVDSIQQAAQRILELLSNPTEAIAEGNRGKQYVKDNFLITRFVRDNLKLMQSLISTAMA
- the thiL gene encoding thiamine-phosphate kinase; the encoded protein is MKVSDIGEFALIERIANIVEYEDKRVVLSIGDDTAVVKPTKLDYLLLTTDLLVEGVHFNPGTISAWQLGYKSVAVNISDIAAMGGIPDYGVVSLALNPETEVSFVEDLYRGMADISQKYNLRIVGGDVTKSDKLIINIALVGEVEEEYLCRRSDAQVEDVIMVTGELGASAAWLRLVLNPNLEPKIKGSKKLKRAHFLPEPRVNEARILAKSGIHAAEDISDGLASEIRHICEASSVGARLYLSKIPIAQGVEEVAKLTGERAIDIALAGGEDYELVFTAPKDAKMEIERALSKLSVKVTEIGEIVDMSHGITTVDWSGKEIPLETGGYTHF
- the yfcE gene encoding phosphodiesterase; this translates as MRIGLISDTHGDLEAWERALQFLKDIDFAIHAGDILSSGPFNPRGPSYKPLELAKAINAAPFPTIFAKGNCDAPVDSNAIAYPIQSPFAFVYAEGLRIMATHGDIYSEDKLIEIGTRYALDLIISGHTHVRSIKAAVGITLVNPGSASLPKGGEGDFPTIGLIEDRVIRLISLEDGTEVERASF
- the thiC gene encoding phosphomethylpyrimidine synthase ThiC, whose translation is MSTIIERMKRGQSVDAVAAVAKDEGVDESYIIEGLLSGFIVIPLNINRRDIKVVGVGRGLRTKVNANIGTSDEYPSVDEELKKLDVAIKAGTDTVMDLSTGGPLIEIRKKILSRCKIPLGTVPIYQAAVVAMDRYGSIVEMTVDDIFDVIESQAAGGVDFMTVHAGITWKTLNTLQQQGRVADIVSRGGAFTVGWMIHNNLENPLYEQYDRLLDIARRYDVTLSLGDGLRPGCIADASDRAQFQELLILGELVDRARAADVQVMVEGPGHVPFDQIEPNIKIEKEVCKGAPFYVLGPLVTDIAPGYDHITAAIGGTMAAVSGADFLCYVTPREHLGLPTAEDVREGVIASRIAAHAADIVKGVKGAREWDLSMARARKALDWNEQIRLSIDPEKSAKAYNERKTKDIKGCTMCGDFCAMKVVAEYLGTDAEIC
- a CDS encoding DegV family protein, encoding MPRIAIVTDSTADMPLSFYEENDVEMVPLVVRFGNKSYKDWVEMPPETFYGLLRESEVLPKTSQPSVQEFIEAYKRHSDCDHIISIHISAKLSGTFQSAYIASQNVDLPVTVIDSKNASAGLGLIVKSLVQARSEGKGAGQMISIAERMANSIKDIFYVDTLKYLEMGGRIGKATALAGSILKIKPILTLDDGIVAPLRKVKGRKRAVSEIVSLVKAFCEGRRVNIGLAHADISSAIDEIELALKEADINSNVVIKSQIGSVIGTYVGPDAFAILVYKDDILADLPFF
- the recG gene encoding ATP-dependent DNA helicase RecG — translated: MDKPDNLPSTKDMPPKFLDNAAASSLKYPVSKVRFVGPTIKSALERLGIETVGDLLFHFPHRYIDLSKRKKISELKVGEKATIVGEIREVKLWRGRRGTRVINVKIYDGTGYITGTWFNQDFIARRLKKGMQVTLSGKVEYKYQALQIENPFYDVLSERNSESIHSGRIVPIHPVTQSLTTNTMRRIVKNALDDFGDIDDPLPDSVIKEHGLLPKATALSEIHFPSTRELLIKARTRFIFEELFLMQVGLAIRKKRVEKQMNGASHRSDGELLRLFYNILPFELTGDQRKAISEIQADMEKPFPMNRLLQGEVGSGKTVVALAALLTAVQSGYQATMMAPTEILARQHYLKIKDILDKLGVSVALLTGGLNLKERTSLAKEISDGDIDIVIGTHAIIQDSVVFKRLGIVVIDEQHRFGVEQRIILKEKGYYPDVLVMSATPIPRTLSLTLYGDLDVSIIRELPGSKKIGENVETIHLDDANRGLAYEIIRTEVAGGRQAYIVCPLIEESDKLEVKAVMDETDRLRNEVFPDLRVGLIHGRMKSVEKESVMKQFNEGKLDILISTTVIEVGIDVPNATVMLIEDADRFGLAQLHQLRGRIGRGKRKSYCILFANPSTEEGKKRIKAICSIKNGFQLAEADLQIRGEGQIFGTRQSGLPDLKIAKLPRDIEILSIAREAAFKIVDRDPGLSSQAHRRLLNEVIDKFADNVDWLFQS
- the thiD gene encoding bifunctional hydroxymethylpyrimidine kinase/phosphomethylpyrimidine kinase, with amino-acid sequence MEIKKVIAIGGSDPSGGAGIQADIKTFIELGIYPYTALAAVTAQNSQGVRSYKVLTAKFLRDQLEAIIADGKVHGVKTGMLGSSENIMEIAYLVSEKMIENTVIDPVIKSNDGKMLISEAAISVLKKRLLPYCLMVTPNINEAGWLTGIKISSEDDFLRAAQAIKETGVEWVLIKGGHFEGDRALDLLYDGNNEYYFDAKKIKVGNVRGTGCMLASAICAYLVKGLKVYDAVDKAKAYVYNKIIKSVQLGKGSLQALH
- a CDS encoding DAK2 domain-containing protein — its product is MVQNNAILLLLEASLVALKNHEDEINKLNVFPVPDGDTGTNMAHTIQSVLNEVLKTDNASPKELSKAIIYGSLLGARGNSGVILSQIIKGFCEEIEKYDDFSASAIAKALGNASRVAYEAVKKPAEGTMLTVVNDMAAAAEKLSSNGMAPLDFISGVVDEGIKSVERTPFLLPVLKEAGVVDAGGYGLVVIAQGILSALKGESVNGQIAKKLDSASPAEKDILEEDFEFTYCTEFVLKSNGIDIKKLESKIDPLGDSTLVVGTPELTKVHIHTNDPGLVIQIATSMGSITDVQINNIVEQSRARSEAIKAGDGQHNIVNSPATGIGVVAVANGSGVKDILLNLGVDRIVNGGQSMNPSAADILNAVNDIPSADIVLLPNNKNIILTAEQVSGLTNKNIAVIPTRSIPEAFAALLSFDKQASLTDNKNAMTAAFSKIKTGEVTCAIRDANNGDFKKHDFIGLFNGEIRSSGNDLLTTTCNLIEKMLAEDDEVITILAGDQVADNDTDILSMMIKERFPELELDIHRGDQPVYHFVIGIE